CCAtcgacgccgcctccgcgcaggcccgcgcgctcttttctctcgagGCGGGGGGCACGTCGCGCTTCGCCACcgggcagccgctgcctccgcagtcTGTCTCCGTGCCTGCGCACGTTTCCAGGAGCCGTGAGCGCGGCCGGAAagcctcttcggcggcgtTTCGCCGCTTCGTGGGGTCGGAGATGATAGGGACTCAGGGGCCGTCGTTCCAgccgtccgcgtcttccttcgTGTTGCCgttcgagggcgccgcccgaTACAGAGCCACCCCACACAGCACCGATGTGCATCTGCTCGCTGACACTTACGCAGCGCTTCGCGCGAAAAATATGCACGAAGTCCACCGAACTGAGCGGGGACTGGGAGAAGCAAGTGCCCACTCGCATCCGCCGCCTGGCGAAAaccccgccgctgcgcgagctctcgctctgccgcgTGCGCAAAAAACCCGAGCGGAGAGGACAGCAAGCGAGGCCGGGCGCAAGCCTGAAGACAAGACACTCGGCGAAGCCAGTCCTTCAGAGAAGGGCAGCAGCTCAAGCGATAAACCTGGAGGGGCCCGAAGGCCGGCGAGCCCGCAGGagcgcagggagagaaacCGCCGCGACGGCAAACCAAGTTCATCGCCAGAAAAGCTCAAGAGCGTCGGAAAAAGAGGGCGGATGCACGAAGAAGGACTGCTGAAAAACAAAAACGACCAAGAGACTTTTGCCCTGCCTAGCCAACACAGCCGCACAGAGGACTCGCCGCGGACTCCTACtctcctcggccgcggcggcccgtCCCCagggcctccgcctgcagcttcCATTCTCCACCGCGGGAGCTCCCTGCATTTCCCtccgtctgcttcgccgtctctggcggagacagaggggtGGGGCTGGCACCGCCGCGGCAACTCGCTCGCCGAGGAGAATGCaaacgaggcgacgcagctgcgtgaGGCAAATGCACCGGTTTACTTCTACATCGgtgacgaggacgaggacgggACTGGGTGCAGCACCCGGTCGTTgtcgtcgctggcgagcTGGAAACCGCAGAGGCCGGCCTTCGTGTCGCTAGCCGACAGGCTGCCAGCAGATTCTGGGGCCTGCCTCCCCTGCCCTCCCGCGTTCCTCGAAGATGCCCCTGAGGCGAGTGaagacgcgacgcggcgggctcgcgaGGGAGCGCGGCACAGAAAAGCTTCGTTGCCCGCAGACGCTCCATCGCCTTCGCGGGCACATCAGGCCTCGTCCGCATGGCCCGAAGAAGAGCCggggcgcgtggaggcgacacACGACGTCAGGCGAGTGCAGACGGGCAGGTGGGAGGTGGGAGAGCAACCCACGATCGAGACACGGGACCACAAGGAGGGTCCGGAATATCCAGGCGGTAATGGCCGCTTGCTCGAAAGGCAGATCTCGACTGCTTGCGCCAGCTACCTGCCGCTCCACCagctcgcggccttcttcggcgccacgcgcttcgcggcgctgcagcacgccAGCTACATGAGcctgccgctctctccatttcagcagcgcgagggcaGCCTCACCCTCTCACTCGACCAGCCGGCGGGCTCCCCCGTCaacggcgcggctgcagattCAGCTTCGACCCCACGAGAGGCCGCTTGCGCGCGGACGGACACGAGCCGCCTCAGAGACGTATCGGCGGGAGGCAGAGCGACAgagtcgcctccgcgtggtggcgagggagcagcgggagagagcgacagggAGAGGCGAACGGGCACTGAGTGGCGGCGAccagagagaaggagggagTGCCGAGGCGAAGAACACGCTTCATCGTTGCACGAGCCCGCGTATAACGAAGCAAGCGCAAGCGACTCCGCTGGTAGCCTTCGGTGGCCAGGATATCCAGCCACGCAGACATGCGAACGGAGGTTGGAGAGACTTCGGCAATGCATTGGGGTCTGCTGGGCTCTCGACCCCGTACAGCTTCACGCGTGctcaggcgagcgcgccttGCAGACGGTAGGCGGGAGAGCGTTTGCATTCTGCTGTTGGCAGAGGACGCAGTCGAGGTGCGCGGCTCAGCGGTGGCGATCTCGCGCCGAGTCGGCTCGAGGCGTTTAGTGCTGGCCTGGTAATAAAATATGCGTCTCGGATTCGACTCGAGAGCGCGCAGCCATACACGCAGACACACTGGATGAGGTAAAGGAGAACGTAAATTTGAAGGGGGGGATACGGACGGAGACGGCAGTCAGTTGgcctccacgccgctgcGTTGCAACGAGAAAAAATGTTTGCAGACTCGGGAGTGCGAAGACAAACATGAGGTTGAAAATGCCGCTCGGCTGCGGTACGCCGCCGCATagtccgccgcccgcccttGAGGTCTGGACAGCAGGAGCTGAAGGCGGGAGTATCCAGACCAGAAGCGCAAGGGGCAGCTCTGTAAACGTGCGTCGCGAGCTGTGCGGCAAGAGCAGATGTTGGCATCGGGTGCAGGGCGTAGCATGTCTCTGgacctgccgcgccgcgtgtAGGTGAAAGGCCAGACCTTAACAGAGCAAGCAAGGCTCGGACGAAACCGCTCCACGCTGCCTGCAGACCTCGCGATCTGCCCCACCCTCTCTCCGACTCAACTCTATTTCTTCCACCGGGTCCCGACCTcctttcgcgtctctcaGCAGGCAACTCTGCGTGCTTGGCTTCAATCCTTTATATCCTTTCCTGCTGGCCGGTGATTGGCAGCTGCCTCGCACTTCGTTGCGAGGTGGAGCGATGCGAAAGGCACTCTCCCTGTCGTGTGTCTCCACTTGTTCTGCCGCTGGCTCGTGTCCTCAAACCGTTGCGTCTTTGCGTTTTTCGGGGTCCTCTCTCCTCAGGTGGGCGCAGagctcctctgtctctctccgtccATATGCGCcttctttcgcctctcttcaCCCTTCGCACGCGAGCCGTCTCCGGCGCTGGGGTCGTCTGCCTTCCTGGACGGCACATCTCGGCTCCTCCGCAGTTCCTTGCCGGCGCTGTCCTTCCTGGAGGCACTTGCGCGCGGGTATCACGCCTCAGCTTCCTACCACAACTCCATGCATGCTGCGGACGTGGCGCACATGCTGCGATGTCTGCTGCGCATGCCGGCGCCAAGCAAGCGGCTTCCTCAGACCGGTCCCCGTTGTCCGGCCCCGCCCTGCCCAgcagccgcctcctccgcggcttctggcgcctgcggtgtagcgaggcgcggcgactcAGCATtcgcgcgaagaggcagaaacggcgcccgcgcccgagagaccggcgcaggaggcgacaCGCGGCTGCCGGAGACGGCGCACCAGGAGGTCGCACCAAGTGCGGCTGCGAGTGAAGGCGACGGGACTCTCTGGGGGCTCCTGACACCCGCGCAGAAAgctgcctccgtcgtcgctgctctCGCGCACGACGTTGGTCACCCCGGCACGACGAACGCCTTCGAGGTGAGCTGATGCGTCGCTGGACGTTTCAGCAACGGCGGACCTACGCCTGAGGAAaagcgcgcgcctcggttttccctgcgcgccgcctcgccgtctgcgtgtgtcCGGGGCCCCATGCATTTGGGGACGCGTCCCCCCATGCATTTGGGGACGCGTCCCCCCGCGTGCCGCagcctctctgcctgctcTGTTTCTTTTCAACGGGCTCCGCATCTCGCGACGTTGCGCCTGATGCATGATTGCTTCGtgacagcggcggcgcgagtaTCGGGCGCCAACCAAATGCGTGTGCATCCTCGCTGGCTGACTGCCCGGTGCCGCTTCCACAGCCCTCGCAGCGAGCGTGGCGCAGACCCGTCTGGTGTTGGCAGCGTGCGCTGTCTCTGTGAAGCTCATCGGCGGCGCTAGGCCCCCCACACTCCTGTCAGCGAGAGTCAAGCCTGTGCACTTGGAGAGGCATCCGTACACCAATACAAGTCTGCCTGCATCTGCGAGCCCCTTCAGGCGCCCACACGTTCAgcccgagggcgagcgagcccAGCTGACGATGATGCGCGCGTGCCGAGGCGTCCGCAGACAGAGGggacgcgtctgcgtgaGTCTCCGGGTGCCAGCGTAACGGATTTTCTAGGCGCTGACGCCTCATGCAGGCAGGTGGTCGCCGACCGCGGATTCGGGCCCTGAGTGTGCCGCTGCTTTGTTCAGATGAACCGCCgaagtctcctcgcgctgacGTACAACGACAACTCCGTTCTGGAGCAGTTCCACTCGTCTGTCGCGTTTTTCCTCCTCCATCATCATCAGTTGCTGCTTCCGGTTCTTCCTCAGCCGCCTCCCACGCTTCAGACGACGCCGACATgcacgcccgcgccgccgcgccgaggagatgcccagggcgagccgcccgccGACGGGCCCCCGCCAGCCCCGCCTCGGGGCGAGGGCGCACCGGACAAAAGCgaagccgccggcgacgtgCTGGACGAAGACGTTCCACTCGCCGACCGCAttcaggaggaggaggcgtaCAGAGCCTTCCGCAGAGAAGTGATTGAACTGATCGTGCACACAGACATGAGCAAGCActtctcgctgctcgcgctctTCAAGGTGAAGAGACAGTCTGGAAGCCTCGACGTCACGTAAGTCATTGCGCATTGAGCGAACCCGCAGCGCAACCTTTTTCCGCTCTCCTGGACTGATTCTGTGAGgtgcctcttcgcgcgccgctcaaAGCCGAAGCGCTGCAGGTCATGCACTTGTCCATTTCCGCGGGCACTGGCATTTACACCTTCTCCAAGTGGAGTTGTGTATCGTTTACCGGGGCCTGTATCACAGTGGGGTAGCCGCGTACGCTGAggtgcgcgtcttcgccgcatAGTGGCACCTGCGGCTGTCGGGGAGCCGCGGTCTGCGGCAGTTCCTTCCGTGTTGCTTCTCAACCACCCCGAAAGCGACACGGTCATGTCACTCTCGAGCGTTCCCCCACAGACCGGGAGTCTGAGTTGCAGCGGGGCTTCAGTGCATGTGCCTCATTTCATGTTTTGAGTGTCGGTCTCCTGCGGCCAGCACCAGCGAAGAGGATCGCTCGATGCTGCTGAAGATGCTCCTGAAGGCCGCTGACATTGGCCATGCAGCGAAAGCCTTCGACCTCcatttcttcctctcctgctGCCTCATCGAGGAATTCCACAGGTGCGCCCTCATGCAAcctgcgtgcgcctctgcacgcATGGCCTCCGCCGTCACTCCTCAATGCCCACGGCCTGGTACTTTTCTTCCACTAGTCGCCTGGAGGAAGCCTCACAGCAGAATTGCCTGCGCATCCCCCGTCTGGACCTGCAGTAGGAAGCACGACAGGTGCAGAGCGGATCCCGCTGAGGATGTAAGACTCAGTCACCGCAGCGGAAAGCCTCCTCCCtcagcgtcgctgcagccccgACGCTGAGTTGCATAGACGCGCAGGCTTGCCCGGCTGTCAGATACTCCAGCAGCTCACAGGCAGGGCTAcaccctcgcgccgccggaaacGCGAGGAAGGAGCTCTTCTGGCGCCGGGAGTCTTCAGCGGAGAGGGGCAAGACTTTGCGTCCTCTCTGACTTTACGCGCCTCGTTCCAaactgccgcggcgaggagggaacgCGAAAGAaggggagagagcgaagccgaAAATGGACGTCCACGACTGAGACGCAGCAGGGCTCGCGAAAGGCCTAGCCactccgccctcctccgaGAAAGgacggagagaagagaaggctgAGGACAGAGCCCCGATAAGAtgaaagacgccgcagaaagtggagagagacgagcggcgaagacgagaagagcGCATGCCAAAGCGCCAAAGCGCACGTTGGCATCGCAAACTGAATGGACTGCCTCGCATGTAGGTATCTGTTTGTGGTGTCGCTCAGgcagggagacgaggagagacgccgaggcatGGCCATATCGCCGCTGTGTGATCGGCGCCAGGCACGGAGGCAAATCTTCTCTTCGCAGGCCGGCTTCCTCCAggtgtgtctcctctgtaTTGTCTTTCCGCTCTCCGTCTGTCCTCCCCCATTTCACATcgacgcgcgacggcgctgcctcgcacACTCGCTGCCCCCCTTCGAGCCCTGCGCCTCAGGCCCCtcgtcctctcttctctctacCCAAGCCTTAAACTCTTCACGAGCGCGTACGGTCCGCGGCTGTCACAGCTGTGATCCGAGAATGccgtctttttcttctgtgGGGGGGGCTTtccagccgccgccttcttctcatCGACACATGACCATCGAGCGATATGCATGAGCTTGCGCGCAGCCCGAGTCTCCCCGacgccgcttcgcgcgggCTTGCAGCCGTCGGCGCTGAGTGCTGTCGCCGACAGGCACAGACTTCATTtcgcgagagagcgccagGCTGCTTCTCGGCTTTTCAGCCAGTTGGGCGAAGCGGGTTGCGTCCCTCTCCCCTCCAGGAATCCCGCCGTTCTGCTGCACCCTGTTGCGGCACCGTCTCCTTCCTGTcctcccgcggccgcgggacatgcgtctcctcgtccgtCTTTGCTGGCTTCTGATTTCTGCAGGTCGTCTGCCTCGACTTCTTCGCAGAGCTCGCCCAGGCCGCTGCCGACCTtgcgcgcgaccgcgccgcacAGCACGAGCAACAGAAGACGTATCCAGTCTCGTCGCCGtttcccgcctccgcctcgccccttcgtgacgcgccgcggagtgCGGACGACCcacctcgcaggcggcgttgCGGAGGCCCAGGCGGCGCCCCAgtcgacagcgaggagggcgggaaGGTCCCCGAGGGGGGCCAAATGCCCCGGCAGAGCCTGCCTTCCTCGTTTGCCGCGCTCGGGCTCGAGCCGCGGGTGCGtcggcaggcgcgagggggggaCGCCTCGCAGTTAAGGCGCGCGGGGTTGCTgggcctcgcggcttctGGTTCGCCTGGATCTgttgcgcctcctccgtgtCCTGTTTTTGCATCCGAAGAACTGCCTGACGAGAGACGCAAGCGCCGAGCCCCTGCGCGGTCCCACCCCACGTGTTTTCTCTCGGAAAAAGAGTCGACGAAGCTGCGATTCCCGTCTGCCTCCGGGCCCGTCGCCCTTCCGCCGCagtccgcctctgctgcagctgcggtcgGCTTTTCCTCAGCGCCCCTCCGAGACGCAGGTGCCCCGCCCAGCGCCCCTACGACGGGCCTCTGCGGCAACGaccgcgtcgggcgccaCCGACCCgagcccgcggagacgccggcggctgcggcgggccgggcgcgcgggggggaTCCAGGCCTCGGcgagggcgtctccgcggtcggcgcgcggcgcagggcctTCTCGTTTGGGCTCCTGCAGCCTTCGGCCCTCCGCAGGAAATCCGActcggggggcggcgcggagaagggcggACGAACGTACATGCGGAGCCTGTCGTCTTTTTTTAGAAGCCCGAAGCCGaggaaggaaggcgagcTCGGCGAGGAAAGGGCGAGACAACGCCGCAGCCAGACTctgccttcgtctctcctctctacACCTGCATCGAGGTTCGCGGAGCGCTGGGGAGAGGACGACCGCGGGTATCGTGGAAGGCCTCGAGAAGACGAAcccgaggcgcaggaggaggagggtAACAAGGCCGAAAATGGACAGAAGTCGAGGCAAAGAAGAGAACGCAGCTTGCCGTCTGGGTGTAGCCTCACCGGCGGCGTAGACCTTGACGAAGACGCAAGCGCCACTGAAGCGGAAGGCGGTGGAAGACGGGTTCAAGGTCAAACAtcctgcgaggcggcagcggaccTCAGTGACTTGCGAGGCACCGCGTTCACGCAGGCCGAGACCCATCCAAACAGTGTGAAcgaagcgagagcgacgcgggaCGGAAGACGCcggggcgaagacgacgaaaaaCAGGAAATATCACAAGGGGAAGGAGAGAATGACgatgaggaagacgaggagagaacgTGTGACTGGGATCTCTGTAACGTCTGCCAAAGGCTCAgtcggaggcgaggagaccccGAAGCTCAGCCGTCGGTTTCGCCCCCGCCTTCCCTTCTGCAGAATTGCGTAGAGCAGATTCAACTAAATAAGAGAACCTGGGAGGTATGTCAACCAGTACTGAAATGAGAGTCGCCGAGTCAAACATTTACATACAAAAATATATGCACACCCACTGCAGGGGGCTCCGTTCCAAGCCCTGCTTACGAACCAggcacatgtatatatatatatatatatatatgaatatatatatatatacatacatacagtCACATGAGGATATGTgtttatatgtatgtatcgATATGCGGGACACGAGAGTGATGCctggcgcggaagaagcagcaCATGAATTCGTGACAAATAAGCGTCGCAGCTACAATTCAAGTTTTTTTAACAAGCAAAAAAGCGGCATCGCTCGCTTCTAgtcgaaggcgaagacggtTACAGGCCGCTCGTTAGGCACTCCTTCGGGTTGGACGCATTCTCCCACGGGTGTCGAGGCAGTGCATCTACAAATGCCTTCTGCTCCACCCAGagcgagcgaagagacgcatTCACGCTTGCCCGCGAGACTGCAAGCGGGGAccagcgcccgcgaagaTGAACGCTGCCGCGAGAAGCAGGTCTCCCGGTACCACCGGGCGCCTCTGAGTTCGACGCGAGAACGCATTCTTCGTATCCTATGTCTCTCGCAGGCCATGGTGGAGGGACCCCGGGAGCCGCCGTGTCTCCTCCCCACACAGGCACTGTTCGGGCCCCATCCCCTGGAGGGCGTCGGAGGCCTGGTGCGGAGACACCTGGGAGCTGCGTCTGTACCTGGGGAGCTGGAAAAACAGAATCTGTCTCGCTGGAAATCCTCAGGCAACCAGGCCTAGCTCCGTCGCTGAAACGACTTTCTCTTGACCTTTCGGCCTCTCGAGGTGCCCACGAGTACCGCGTGTGATCTTTCCTGTGTCGTGGATGTTCAGTCTCTTGTTCCTTTAATGTTGACGCGTACCGACTCTCAAACTTTTTGTCACTGCCGTCAGAGTCTTTTtgcctctcgccgctctctggcTTCAATTCTATGCCTCTGCTCTAAGCTTCTCTGCGTGATGTTGGCAAACGACTCTTCCGAACGCTTGTCGCGATTTTCGTTTCTGAACCGCACGCAAACAACGCTGTCTATGATCTACCCTGCACCCCCGTGCTGAGACAGAACGCAGCTGGACGCACGAAGTTTCGGTCCATAGCCCGCCCCTCGTTTCGAATCCGATGTTCTGTAGTGTAAAGCTTCCTTGCATCTCTGAGAAGAGAGGGGGGGTCAGCTCCGCGTCCTTCCGGCCCGCCGGGTGCCTCTGCTCTCCCTTCCTGTGACGCGCCTCAAGTTGCCTCTCACTCGCTAAGTTTCTTTTCCCCGCAAAGCCCCTCCCTGCTGCGCCATTTAACAGgccccgcgacgcgcgcagttccggctgccgctcccttcccccctcgcccccttcccccccggCGCACTACGCGCTCCACTGGGGAAGACAGTTGCCTCATGCTGCGTCTTGGCATCCGCTTTTTTACTTTCGGGGTCTATGACGACGAAAAGCTGCGCCGAGGCGTTTCCAGTGTTCTGTCGAGGCTGCAGTTGCTCCTtttccgccgctgctgcgtaCACCCCTCCTTCCCGTCGCTCACAGACGGAGAGCAGGAATTTTGTGTTTCGTCCGCAATGTCATAGAGCAGCACGCAGCAAACTCggcacgccgccgaggcttGACGAGCGACTCAGGCCCCTAGGCGAAGAGGCACAGACGAAGAGGTAGACTGACAAGCGAAAACGCGAAAGGCGAGACATCTGGCTTCGAACAGGAAAAGGCcggggcgcggcagccggcagagaagcgcaggcagcggaagacAGGCCACTCACGCACAATTCGAGGCTAATATTCACTGCCCCTAGAATATGTTGGCCTACAGGTATGTAGAAGTTAACGTTGTATACATGCGTGGGCGTGCAGAGAGTTGCACCTGGAGAGATAGATAGAAGCAGCAGACAACATGGCGCCCACGGGTAGTCAACCCGCGCGAACGCGACAAGCGAAGActcgaggagagaggaaccGCGACGAGACGAGAGACGCATGAAAACTGATTCGTTTCAGAGAAGGCCGAGAGTcccgctggcgcaggcgccagggTCTCGAAGCACTCGTCGCTCAGTCGGCGATGCGTCGCTTCGCTGAAAAGATGAGAGGAACGCCGCGTTGACGCCGCTGTGGCTCTCCAGCCCCTTTCTGTGTGTGCCTGAGGATGCTAATAGGCTCATCCGTGCCTCCGCTTTCTTAGATTTTCATCGTCTCTCttgcctcgccgtcgcggcgacgaaCTCCTCGACGAGTggcttctgcggcgcttcctctcggcgtcgcgctccctctccgcgcgcccgtctgcccgcgcagaggacgaagagctgCTAGAAGACCTTTTccccgcggacgacgcgcctcctctgtcgccgtcccgcccgcgcgagccgTCGCGCTTCCTGCGGCTCGACGAGCCCGAGGCACCGGAGGCCGTGggagtctccttcgccggTGGGGCCCAGCTCGCGGTCGaacggccgcggctgcggctcccccgccgcgccgatggcctggcctccgccgcggcgccaggtccctcagcctcgcgctcgttGCGCGGGGGGGGTGCTGCGGCCGAAGCCAAAGACTCGAAGGCGAGTTTGGCGTTGACCAGCGACACGCCCTTCATGCcgtcgcatgcgcagagTGCGCTGTAGAATCTGCAATGCGCGTCACACAGCACAAAAAAAAGCGCGCACAGCGTCCTCTCGAAACGAGCGTCTAGCCacggcagcgcggcctccggcCTGCACATCCCTTCGTGAACCGCAGACATTTTCGTTTCTGGTGCCCagccagcccccccccccccccccccccccccccgcgagaCCTGGGGTTGCAAGCGGGCAAGCAGTTTCGTTCGGCGGGAggaggccgcctcgccgcttcaTTGGCTGGTGCGAGTTGTAGCTCACTTTTCAAAAGTGAGTGTGGGCGACTCGAGATCCAGGTCGATTTTCTTGAGGCAGTCTTTGATGACGGCTTTCTGCTTCTGGTACTCCTCCTTCACGTTTTCCACCGCGTCTTCGAAGAGTTCGCGTGGCGTCGAGCCCCCCTGACCAACCATCTGATAGTAGCGCGGGTCGTTCACGACGTGCGCCACGAACTCGCGCCACTCAGTTTTGAAGGTCAACTCGCCTGAAAGGAACTCGGACACGCAGCTCGTGCGTGTAGCCCAAAgccccgcgagccgcgcccgaCGGCCTTGCATGCAGGCCCTGCGCCACCACCAAAGCGACCGCGAACGGCGCTAAGGCCCCCACACGGAGACTAAGGAGCCACACGGCAGCCGCACCCCGCCGAAACCAGGGGCGGGCGTCGCACAGGAGCACGCCTCTAGCCCCGATCGCTGCGCCCAACATTTAAAAAGCTGTGGTTACTTGATATGCTTGAGTTTCGGAAGTCGCGCTCAcctttcttcgccgcctcgtcgaggagggcgcggaaggcgtcgcggcgcttccgctctcgGCGGAACACAACGTGCCGCCGTTTCTTCCGCTCGCCCGCGAAGCCGTGTTCCACCCAGTTCTCCCAGACTCTGCAGGCGAAAAGCGGTCAAAAAGCCACGAACCCAGCGTGTCGTTCTCAGAGGAAAAACCCTACGCccaagagacacacgcgcccCGATCGATGGAGACATGCGCAGCAAAATTTTCGGATTGATTGCTAAATATGTTGTTAAATGTATATTAGTTTTTAAATCTTCCATTGCCTTTGCCTAATAATGAAAATTATTGCTCGAAAACTCTGTTTCAGTTGAGTCACATAACGTTTTCTCACTTGCCGAAGGCATGCGCGCCGCACGAGAGCCGTTTGCGCCGCACCATTCCCCCTTTCCATATCCAAGCATGTAGAggaaggcgtcgcggccAAGCAGTCGCCGAAGACGGCCCTGGGGGCCGTTCCAGGCATAGATCGCACCGCGGAAAGACACGCCCCGAGTCCGacctccccctccctccccgcgCGCTTACTGCAGAATGTCCAACTTGAGCACCGTCGCGAGCTCGGGAATGGCGAAGAGCTCGTCCTTGACTTCCATCCACCTACGACGAAAAACACGGTGCAGAGGCGAATGAAACGAGCCCAGGGCCAACGCCGAGCGCCAGACCCTGAGAGAGAGTCTTGCGTGCGGCTCTTCATCACGATTCCCCCTCCCTCACGCTCCGCTGCCGTGGTCGTTGCCTCCCGCGTTCCTCTAGCGTCATCCCAGCCTTCTCTCCGCTACGCTCGCTcttttctgctgcttctctctgACTTCCTCTCCTGCGAAGAGAGTCATCCCCTGCAGCCAGTTCACGAGTCTTTGCTTCACTCTCTTTGCGTGCGAAAGGCCAGCACTCCCCCTCACCCCCCCTCTAGAGTATTGTCTATGGACACCCGCACACCTCCCCCTCCGGAGTACACTCTATGGATAACAGGCGAGAAAACGTTCATCCGGTGTACTAAACAGTCTTCACGCGAGCAAGCCTCTCATCCATGTATTCCGCACAGACTAACTTCGAGACGGCGGCATCCCACCGCCCACCCTGGagctacctctctaactacACGTTGAGCGCTCGCCCAGGCATAAGATACTTCAGAAGCACAgccctcccctccctcccccccccccccccccccccccccccccgccgctctGGATTCCGggccgcatgcatgcgagtTTCCTTAAACAGCAAGGTCGGCCCTCGCTCGAGCTGTCGCCTTTGGCGTGTCGCAGAGCGCCTCCTCACTTGCGTCGGCAGTCGAATTGAGCGCTGCGCTTTTCGAGGATCTCCTCAACCTGAAAACAAACGCGCCGACGACTCGCAGTGCACTCCAAACCACAAACGAGGAGAGGAATCGAAGGTGCCCAAAGAGAAGGCACGAACTAAACGGCAgagaccgccgcggctcgccgacgacgggctgcggaggcggcaccGCTCGACAAGACCCTGCGCGCAAAAGTGATTTTGATTTTCCGTCGCGCAAACGTGGTGAACGGCGGAGACTCTTGGGAGGATTCAGCGAAGGCTTcagacgcgaagccgcggggCGCCCCGCCAGGGTCCAAAGCGCGAAGGACGCCTCTCACCGTCTCGAcatccttcttcctcttcttcttgta
The Besnoitia besnoiti strain Bb-Ger1 chromosome VIII, whole genome shotgun sequence genome window above contains:
- a CDS encoding 3'5'-cyclic nucleotide phosphodiesterase domain-containing protein (encoded by transcript BESB_083970), whose product is MLPVSMRFEDPRDEDKFAANIQHQLQRNIWWTVSIPVCSLLFEFAMTCVSTPDFSPRSRTPQLLYTVGTFTLVTVFGLLFVLSHISAFLPLLESCLCISGCLYSFLLPLLCDHYRVAALLGLSPQETWGRESFSDGPVLMALTALLFSVAIFIPVRDICLWPVCLVAVASFQTATLLTGGADGLRPSIINGLLLMLLAYLALVGRRALELQLRLQCEGMLKAQASVEALRTRLEVAASLPPPPAPPTALESVMNALDASLERMGSIRLAVSSNLHHIAPGLGSPPAFPSSLSAFVRARTKHTDEASGRGPPEECLCCLLPPSPAPACVCVFPQCLTRAALLWQAAGSSFLVAPPIASANPFSALAFTAGDLAAGSRERTASDETPRNEDWKSVKESPADTDSAQGFHGVLHFLLSPRRRSTREAANEQGTDRRKTLKRRSLGLGDEEARHRETDDGGEEADGARDEYGDALASLWGTWMSAEIDRVMADVQGIKRQLGNLGGLLKVDVNAILRASLPEDSPSISYASSPALSPASASASSASPEGARSSSPERPPLDDRQLPVSAAEAPQRLGLGPLASPPASIDAASAQARALFSLEAGGTSRFATGQPLPPQSVSVPAHVSRSRERGRKASSAAFRRFVGSEMIGTQGPSFQPSASSFVLPFEGAARYRATPHSTDVHLLADTYAALRAKNMHEVHRTERGLGEASAHSHPPPGENPAAARALALPRAQKTRAERTASEAGRKPEDKTLGEASPSEKGSSSSDKPGGARRPASPQERRERNRRDGKPSSSPEKLKSVGKRGRMHEEGLLKNKNDQETFALPSQHSRTEDSPRTPTLLGRGGPSPGPPPAASILHRGSSLHFPPSASPSLAETEGWGWHRRGNSLAEENANEATQLREANAPVYFYIGDEDEDGTGCSTRSLSSLASWKPQRPAFVSLADRLPADSGACLPCPPAFLEDAPEASEDATRRAREGARHRKASLPADAPSPSRAHQASSAWPEEEPGRVEATHDVRRVQTGRWEVGEQPTIETRDHKEGPEYPGGNGRLLERQISTACASYLPLHQLAAFFGATRFAALQHASYMSLPLSPFQQREGSLTLSLDQPAGSPVNGAAADSASTPREAACARTDTSRLRDVSAGGRATESPPRGGEGAAGESDRERRTGTEWRRPERRRECRGEEHASSLHEPAYNEASASDSAGSLRWPGYPATQTCERRLERLRQCIGVCWALDPVQLHACSGERALQTVGAELLCLSPSICAFFRLSSPFAREPSPALGSSAFLDGTSRLLRSSLPALSFLEALARGYHASASYHNSMHAADVAHMLRCLLRMPAPSKRLPQTGPRCPAPPCPAAASSAASGACGVARRGDSAFARRGRNGARARETGAGGDTRLPETAHQEVAPSAAASEGDGTLWGLLTPAQKAASVVAALAHDVGHPGTTNAFEMNRRSLLALTYNDNSVLEQFHSSVAFFLLHHHQLLLPVLPQPPPTLQTTPTCTPAPPRRGDAQGEPPADGPPPAPPRGEGAPDKSEAAGDVLDEDVPLADRIQEEEAYRAFRREVIELIVHTDMSKHFSLLALFKVKRQSGSLDVTTSEEDRSMLLKMLLKAADIGHAAKAFDLHFFLSCCLIEEFHRQGDEERRRGMAISPLCDRRQARRQIFSSQAGFLQVVCLDFFAELAQAAADLARDRAAQHEQQKTYPVSSPFPASASPLRDAPRSADDPPRRRRCGGPGGAPVDSEEGGKVPEGGQMPRQSLPSSFAALGLEPRVRRQARGGDASQLRRAGLLGLAASGSPGSVAPPPCPVFASEELPDERRKRRAPARSHPTCFLSEKESTKLRFPSASGPVALPPQSASAAAAVGFSSAPLRDAGAPPSAPTTGLCGNDRVGRHRPEPAETPAAAAGRARGGDPGLGEGVSAVGARRRAFSFGLLQPSALRRKSDSGGGAEKGGRTYMRSLSSFFRSPKPRKEGELGEERARQRRSQTLPSSLLSTPASRFAERWGEDDRGYRGRPREDEPEAQEEEGNKAENGQKSRQRRERSLPSGCSLTGGVDLDEDASATEAEGGGRRVQGQTSCEAAADLSDLRGTAFTQAETHPNSVNEARATRDGRRRGEDDEKQEISQGEGENDDEEDEERTCDWDLCNVCQRLSRRRGDPEAQPSVSPPPSLLQNCVEQIQLNKRTWEAMVEGPREPPCLLPTQALFGPHPLEGVGGLVRRHLGAASVPGELEKQNLSRWKSSGNQA